The Providencia rettgeri genome includes a window with the following:
- the pinR_1 gene encoding Putative DNA-invertase from lambdoid prophage Rac, which translates to MSRVFAYCRVSTLEQNTENQKREIEAAGFSIMPQRLVEEHISGSVAASERPGFSRLIDRMESGDVLIVTKLDRLGRNAMDIRKTVEQFADSGIRVHCLALGGVDLTSPAGKMTMQVISAVAEFERDLLLERTHSGIERAKNSGKRFGRPPALTDDQKKEVIKRIGYGESISSIAKEFGTTRQTIMRVRAANQVPVT; encoded by the coding sequence ATGTCTCGTGTTTTTGCTTATTGCCGAGTTTCTACTCTTGAACAAAATACCGAAAACCAAAAGCGTGAAATTGAAGCTGCTGGTTTTTCCATCATGCCTCAGCGTTTGGTTGAGGAGCATATCAGCGGTTCTGTTGCTGCAAGTGAAAGACCAGGATTCAGTCGATTAATAGACCGTATGGAAAGTGGCGATGTATTAATCGTTACTAAACTTGATCGCCTTGGTCGTAATGCAATGGATATTCGAAAAACAGTTGAGCAATTTGCTGATTCAGGTATCAGAGTTCATTGCCTTGCATTAGGTGGTGTTGATTTAACCAGCCCTGCAGGAAAAATGACTATGCAAGTGATTTCTGCAGTTGCTGAATTCGAGCGTGATTTACTTCTTGAGCGTACTCATTCCGGTATTGAGCGAGCTAAAAATTCAGGCAAGCGTTTTGGTCGTCCTCCGGCGTTGACCGATGACCAAAAAAAGGAAGTTATTAAGAGGATTGGCTACGGCGAGAGTATTAGCTCAATAGCTAAAGAATTTGGAACAACTAGACAAACAATTATGCGGGTTAGGGCAGCTAATCAGGTTCCTGTTACCTGA